A single region of the Oscillospiraceae bacterium genome encodes:
- a CDS encoding endonuclease IV gives MYRIKFGPAGNDESFYEQGYKTTLQMPGWLEKMELNAYEYQCGRGVNVSENTAKALGEKAKEHNISLSLHSPYFISLSSIEEEKRLNSINYILQSARAANDMGATRIVVHSGSCAKISREQALELAKDTLKRALEALDEQGYSHITLCPETMGKINQLGTLEEVLELCSIDERLIPAIDFGHLNARTMGTLKTANDFEKILEITENKIGYDRMKIFHSHFSKIEYTDGGEKKHLTFEDTKFGPDFEPLAEIICKKNLTPTIICESAGTMAIDAKKMLDIYMKRRNSYEL, from the coding sequence ATGTATAGGATAAAATTCGGACCTGCAGGAAATGACGAAAGCTTTTATGAGCAAGGCTATAAAACAACCTTGCAAATGCCGGGCTGGCTTGAAAAAATGGAACTCAATGCCTATGAATATCAGTGCGGCAGAGGTGTAAACGTTTCCGAAAACACTGCCAAAGCCTTGGGAGAAAAGGCAAAGGAGCATAATATATCTCTTTCCTTACACAGTCCTTATTTTATATCTCTTTCAAGTATAGAAGAGGAAAAAAGATTAAATTCTATAAATTATATTTTGCAAAGCGCAAGGGCTGCAAACGATATGGGAGCAACAAGAATAGTTGTTCACAGCGGATCCTGTGCAAAAATATCCCGTGAACAAGCCTTGGAATTAGCTAAAGATACTCTTAAAAGAGCTCTTGAAGCTTTAGATGAGCAAGGCTATTCCCATATAACACTATGTCCCGAAACTATGGGAAAAATCAATCAATTGGGTACTCTTGAAGAGGTGCTCGAGCTTTGCAGTATAGATGAAAGACTTATCCCTGCAATAGATTTCGGACATCTTAACGCAAGAACTATGGGAACTCTCAAAACAGCAAATGACTTTGAAAAGATATTAGAAATTACAGAAAATAAAATAGGCTATGACAGAATGAAAATTTTTCACAGCCATTTTTCAAAGATAGAATATACAGACGGCGGAGAAAAAAAGCATCTTACATTTGAAGATACAAAATTCGGTCCTGATTTTGAGCCATTGGCAGAAATTATTTGTAAAAAGAATCTTACACCTACTATAATCTGCGAATCTGCGGGAACAATGGCAATAGATGCAAAGAAAATGTTAGATATTTATATGAAGCGAAGGAATAGCTATGAACTGTGA
- a CDS encoding Dabb family protein, whose product MQKGEIKMVRHIVMWKLKEDVKPHQAIDILQPKFKNLLGKVEGLEDIDVGINYNGGEYDIVLYCVFASKKAQDDYQANPLHLEIKTVVHSLVCGRTCADTEF is encoded by the coding sequence ATGCAAAAAGGAGAAATTAAAATGGTAAGACATATAGTTATGTGGAAGCTTAAAGAAGATGTAAAGCCACATCAAGCAATAGATATTTTACAGCCTAAATTTAAGAATTTGTTGGGAAAAGTCGAAGGCTTAGAGGATATAGACGTGGGAATAAACTATAACGGCGGTGAATACGATATCGTTCTTTACTGTGTTTTTGCTTCTAAAAAAGCACAGGACGATTATCAGGCAAATCCGTTACATCTTGAAATAAAAACAGTTGTTCATTCCCTTGTTTGCGGAAGAACCTGTGCAGATACAGAATTTTAA
- the rsmI gene encoding 16S rRNA (cytidine(1402)-2'-O)-methyltransferase codes for MREYSLYLVGTPIGNLEDISRRALSVLSEVDFIAAEDTRNTLKLLNRFEIKKPLISYHEHNRAMREEQIIQRLLEGEKCALVSDAGMPVISDPGCDLVKACIKNDISYTVIPGPSAGITALCMSGLDAIRFCFEGFLPTQSSERKARFFELSKESRTSIFYEAPHRLKKTLEEMYTFLGNRKIYIARELTKLYEQGISTTLKEAIEYYEQNEPKGEFVLVLEGCKQEEAPQIDIKKEFEKLVENGYSKSDAVKEISLKYGLKKNEVYSVCIG; via the coding sequence ATGAGAGAATACAGCCTTTATCTTGTGGGAACTCCTATAGGAAACTTAGAAGATATATCTCGCAGAGCCTTGAGCGTGCTGAGTGAAGTTGATTTTATTGCAGCTGAGGATACAAGAAATACTTTAAAGCTTTTAAACCGTTTTGAAATAAAAAAGCCTCTTATAAGCTATCATGAGCATAACAGAGCTATGCGTGAGGAGCAAATAATACAAAGGCTTTTAGAGGGTGAAAAATGCGCTCTTGTTTCAGATGCGGGTATGCCTGTTATTTCTGACCCCGGCTGTGATTTGGTAAAAGCCTGCATAAAAAATGATATTTCATATACGGTAATTCCCGGTCCTTCTGCCGGAATTACGGCGTTGTGTATGTCAGGGCTTGATGCTATTAGATTTTGTTTTGAAGGCTTTTTACCGACTCAAAGCTCAGAGAGAAAAGCACGTTTTTTTGAGTTGTCTAAGGAAAGCAGAACATCAATTTTTTATGAAGCACCTCATCGCCTCAAAAAAACACTTGAAGAAATGTATACTTTTTTGGGAAATCGAAAAATATATATTGCAAGAGAACTTACAAAGCTTTATGAGCAGGGAATATCAACTACTCTAAAAGAAGCAATAGAGTATTATGAACAAAATGAGCCAAAGGGAGAATTTGTGCTTGTTTTAGAAGGCTGTAAACAAGAGGAAGCGCCACAGATAGATATAAAAAAAGAATTTGAAAAGCTTGTAGAAAACGGCTATTCAAAAAGCGATGCCGTTAAGGAAATTTCTTTAAAGTACGGACTTAAGAAAAACGAGGTGTACTCTGTATGTATAGGATAA
- a CDS encoding ABC transporter permease — MTRDLTVKKKFDLSKFLVSWEMILVYILIFINIILMLTKPNLYFSSGTITSIIQSGMDLSFMVLGMIFILMIGDIDVSTASTMIACAMTTGLIFQSGAGAFFAILGGLLTGILCGAINGTLVALCKMPSVIVTIATSLVFRGIVRIILDVNVLKSYPSWLSKLSWGNIFGIPFSLIIFILASIGFAICLHKSRFGRKLYMIGNSTEVSRYSGIRVKTIKIIVFIIMGIMAFVSSLFFIGRMGSISSDMGIGYELNVIAIAVLGGISTNGGKGRVYGCIISTLIIAFLNYSLGLLGIESNTRTIVVGLILIIAVLISNIKLKASKA; from the coding sequence ATGACACGGGATTTAACAGTTAAAAAGAAATTTGATTTGTCTAAATTTCTTGTCAGCTGGGAAATGATACTTGTATATATTTTGATATTTATAAATATTATTCTTATGCTGACAAAACCAAACCTTTATTTTTCTTCCGGAACTATTACCTCAATTATACAGTCGGGTATGGACCTGTCATTTATGGTACTGGGAATGATATTTATATTGATGATAGGAGATATAGACGTTTCAACAGCATCTACAATGATTGCCTGCGCTATGACAACGGGCTTGATTTTTCAATCGGGAGCAGGAGCTTTTTTTGCAATTTTGGGAGGTTTGTTGACAGGAATATTATGCGGAGCAATTAACGGTACATTAGTTGCACTTTGTAAAATGCCCTCTGTTATTGTAACTATAGCGACTTCGTTGGTTTTCAGAGGAATAGTAAGGATAATTTTAGATGTAAATGTGCTTAAAAGCTATCCTTCGTGGCTTTCAAAGCTTTCTTGGGGTAATATCTTCGGAATACCTTTTTCTCTCATTATTTTTATTTTGGCAAGCATCGGTTTTGCAATATGCTTGCATAAATCAAGATTTGGCAGAAAGCTTTATATGATAGGTAACAGCACAGAGGTTTCAAGATATTCGGGTATACGTGTAAAAACAATAAAGATAATAGTATTTATTATAATGGGAATAATGGCATTTGTATCTTCTTTATTTTTTATAGGAAGAATGGGAAGCATAAGCTCAGATATGGGAATAGGCTATGAGCTTAATGTAATTGCAATAGCCGTTTTAGGCGGAATTTCAACCAATGGAGGAAAGGGAAGAGTTTACGGCTGTATTATTTCAACACTTATAATAGCATTTTTAAATTACAGTCTGGGACTTTTAGGAATAGAGTCTAATACCCGCACAATTGTCGTAGGATTAATTTTGATAATTGCGGTATTGATATCAAATATAAAATTAAAGGCTTCAAAAGCCTGA
- a CDS encoding ABC transporter permease: protein MNALKKITGYHNFGLILGIAGLLIIAAFLTPSMFSLTTAHNMLQNNSVYALLSIGMMFVLLTGGIDLSVASTLGLSGVSASLLMDNFNEVPAIVWLIASVVIGALCGFVNGLLIGKLKMIPLIATLGTMYIYRGIAFLISNGVWVFPHRFTEDYKAFAQGKIFGIYNIIWITVIVYIIVAFFLGYTKSGRYIYAVGTNENSAKIAGINPSNVKVLAYTLCGAVAGLAGMLFTANYALCSSQIGTGFEMQAIAICILGGVSINGGRGRVDGVVIGVIIMSIISNFISMLPGFSVWQDAIRGIIIIIAVAINLITGKMIENNALKERDALI from the coding sequence ATGAACGCTTTGAAAAAAATTACCGGATATCATAATTTCGGTCTTATATTGGGAATAGCAGGCTTGCTTATTATAGCGGCGTTTTTAACTCCTTCTATGTTTTCTTTAACAACAGCACATAATATGCTTCAAAACAATTCAGTATATGCTTTGCTTTCTATAGGAATGATGTTTGTACTGTTGACAGGTGGAATAGACCTATCCGTAGCATCGACATTGGGTCTTTCGGGAGTATCTGCATCTCTTCTTATGGATAATTTCAATGAAGTACCCGCAATAGTATGGCTGATAGCTTCTGTTGTTATAGGTGCTTTGTGCGGATTTGTAAACGGACTTCTTATAGGAAAGCTTAAAATGATTCCTCTTATTGCAACCTTAGGAACTATGTATATTTACAGAGGAATAGCTTTTTTAATAAGTAACGGTGTCTGGGTTTTTCCTCATCGTTTTACAGAGGATTATAAAGCCTTTGCACAGGGAAAAATATTTGGAATTTATAATATTATCTGGATAACGGTAATTGTTTATATAATAGTTGCATTTTTCCTTGGATATACAAAAAGCGGCAGATATATTTACGCCGTAGGAACAAATGAAAACTCGGCAAAAATAGCGGGAATAAATCCATCGAATGTAAAGGTGTTAGCCTATACACTATGCGGAGCAGTAGCAGGACTCGCAGGAATGTTATTTACTGCAAACTATGCTCTTTGCTCATCGCAGATAGGCACAGGCTTTGAAATGCAAGCCATAGCAATATGTATTTTGGGCGGAGTAAGTATAAACGGTGGCAGAGGCAGAGTTGACGGAGTAGTAATAGGCGTTATAATTATGAGCATTATTTCTAATTTTATTTCGATGCTTCCGGGTTTCAGCGTATGGCAGGATGCAATACGGGGTATAATCATAATTATAGCAGTAGCAATAAATCTTATTACAGGAAAAATGATTGAAAATAACGCCTTGAAAGAAAGAGATGCTTTGATATGA
- a CDS encoding competence/damage-inducible protein A: MNCEILAVGTELLLGNIVNTNAQYLSEQLSSLGIDVYYHTVAGDNKQRLENALKIAFERSDMVITTGGLGPTQDDLTKETAAAYFNEKLVCNEEALEKIKAFFEKRGTEMVASNEKQAYIPENAIIFQNRCGTAPGFLLNKNNKILIMLPGPPSEMKDMFENCALKELKKLQTDTMVSRDIKVYGAGESFIESKLLSFINQKNPTVAPYAKSSEVLLRVTAKAENEEEAAKMADKTVEEICQTIGEYVYGIDIASLEEAAVKELSKKGLKVATAESCTGGGIARRITSVPGASNVIECSFVTYSNDKKNKLLGVSKETLDKFGAVSKETAKEMAYGARVKSGADIGVSATGYAGPDGGDKENPVGTVYIGISTKEKNISEKIIIGRGSFEREYVRHGAENKALWMILKEAKKLLKK; this comes from the coding sequence ATGAACTGTGAAATATTAGCTGTAGGAACAGAGCTTTTGTTAGGCAATATAGTAAATACAAACGCTCAGTATTTGTCAGAGCAGCTTTCAAGTCTTGGAATTGATGTTTACTATCACACTGTAGCAGGGGATAATAAACAACGTTTGGAAAATGCTTTAAAAATTGCATTTGAGCGCTCAGATATGGTTATAACAACAGGAGGCTTAGGACCTACTCAAGATGACCTTACAAAAGAAACAGCGGCGGCATATTTTAATGAAAAGCTTGTTTGTAATGAAGAGGCGCTTGAAAAAATAAAAGCATTTTTCGAAAAAAGGGGAACAGAGATGGTTGCTTCAAATGAAAAGCAAGCATATATCCCCGAAAATGCAATTATTTTTCAAAACCGTTGCGGTACGGCACCGGGATTTTTACTGAATAAAAATAATAAAATTCTCATAATGCTGCCGGGACCGCCTTCTGAAATGAAGGATATGTTTGAAAACTGCGCATTAAAGGAATTGAAAAAATTACAGACAGATACAATGGTTTCAAGAGATATAAAAGTATACGGAGCAGGGGAATCCTTTATCGAAAGTAAGCTTCTTTCTTTTATAAATCAAAAAAATCCAACAGTTGCTCCATACGCTAAAAGCAGCGAGGTTCTTTTAAGAGTTACGGCAAAAGCAGAAAATGAAGAAGAAGCAGCAAAGATGGCTGACAAAACAGTTGAAGAAATTTGCCAAACAATAGGTGAGTATGTCTACGGAATAGATATTGCCTCTCTTGAGGAAGCGGCGGTTAAGGAGCTTAGTAAAAAAGGCTTGAAGGTAGCAACAGCAGAATCCTGTACAGGCGGAGGGATAGCCAGAAGAATAACTTCTGTACCGGGTGCATCAAACGTTATTGAATGTTCCTTTGTAACTTACAGTAATGATAAAAAGAATAAGCTGTTAGGTGTATCAAAGGAAACTTTGGATAAATTCGGCGCAGTAAGTAAAGAGACAGCAAAAGAAATGGCATACGGTGCAAGAGTTAAGTCAGGTGCCGATATAGGTGTTTCGGCTACGGGCTATGCAGGGCCGGACGGTGGAGATAAAGAAAATCCCGTAGGGACTGTATATATAGGCATATCAACAAAAGAAAAAAACATAAGTGAAAAAATAATTATAGGCAGAGGCTCATTCGAAAGAGAATATGTCCGCCACGGTGCAGAGAATAAAGCTCTTTGGATGATATTAAAAGAAGCAAAAAAATTATTAAAAAAATAA
- a CDS encoding nicotinate phosphoribosyltransferase: MRKDINLTMLTDFYEFTMGNGYLKTGMGDKIAYFDIFFREVPDGGGFAIMAGLEQAVEYIKNLHFDEEDLEFFRKQNLFCDEFLDYLKNFKFTCDVWSVPEGTPIFPKEPVMIIRGPVIQAQFLETMLLICVNHQSLIATKANKIVRSANGRPVMEFGARRAQGCNAALQGARATYIAGCSSTSCTVAAQKWGIPASGTMAHSWVQLYDNEYEAFKNYAELYPENCILLIDTYNVLKSGIKNAIKVFDEVLKPKGYRPVGVRIDSGDITYLSKKIRKILDDAGYPDCKIVASNSLDEIIIRETTLQGAKIDSFGVGERMITSKSEPVFGGVYKLVAVENDGQIIPKIKISENVAKITNPHFKKVYRIYENSTNKAMADLVCLYDEEIDQTKPLEIFNPDYTWKRKVIEDYTLKPLLVKIFDKGELVYELPDVHTIRDYCLSEVDKLWDEVKRFENPHTYYVDLSQKLWDIRHEMLERENSKK; encoded by the coding sequence ATGAGAAAAGATATAAATCTTACAATGCTTACAGACTTTTATGAATTTACAATGGGAAACGGCTATTTGAAAACAGGAATGGGAGATAAAATAGCTTATTTTGATATATTTTTCAGAGAAGTTCCCGACGGCGGCGGCTTTGCTATTATGGCAGGTCTTGAGCAGGCAGTGGAATATATAAAAAATCTACATTTTGACGAAGAGGATTTGGAATTTTTCAGAAAGCAAAATTTGTTTTGCGATGAGTTTTTAGATTACTTGAAAAATTTCAAGTTTACCTGTGATGTTTGGTCAGTTCCCGAAGGAACACCAATTTTCCCTAAAGAGCCCGTTATGATAATAAGAGGTCCTGTAATTCAAGCACAGTTCCTTGAAACAATGCTTCTTATTTGTGTAAACCATCAATCACTAATAGCAACAAAAGCTAATAAAATAGTGCGTTCAGCAAACGGACGTCCTGTAATGGAATTCGGTGCAAGACGTGCACAGGGCTGTAATGCAGCATTGCAGGGCGCAAGAGCTACATATATAGCAGGTTGCTCTTCAACCTCCTGTACTGTTGCGGCTCAAAAATGGGGAATACCTGCATCGGGCACAATGGCTCATTCCTGGGTACAGCTCTACGATAATGAATATGAAGCATTTAAAAATTATGCAGAGCTTTATCCCGAAAACTGCATATTGCTTATAGATACCTATAATGTTTTGAAATCTGGAATTAAAAATGCAATTAAAGTTTTCGATGAAGTGCTTAAACCCAAAGGATACAGACCTGTGGGAGTACGTATAGACAGCGGAGATATAACCTATCTTTCCAAAAAAATAAGAAAAATCCTTGACGATGCAGGATATCCTGATTGTAAAATTGTGGCATCAAATTCATTGGATGAAATAATAATAAGAGAAACAACATTACAGGGTGCTAAGATAGACAGCTTTGGTGTAGGCGAACGTATGATAACATCAAAAAGCGAGCCTGTTTTTGGCGGCGTATATAAGCTTGTAGCTGTTGAAAATGACGGACAGATAATACCTAAAATTAAAATTTCCGAAAACGTTGCAAAGATTACAAATCCTCATTTTAAAAAGGTATACAGAATTTATGAAAATTCTACCAATAAGGCTATGGCTGACCTTGTATGCTTATACGATGAGGAAATAGATCAGACAAAACCTTTGGAAATTTTCAATCCCGATTATACCTGGAAGCGTAAAGTTATTGAAGATTATACATTGAAGCCTTTGCTTGTAAAGATTTTTGATAAGGGAGAGCTTGTATATGAGCTTCCCGATGTACACACTATAAGAGATTATTGTCTTTCTGAAGTGGATAAGCTTTGGGATGAAGTAAAGCGTTTTGAAAACCCTCACACATATTATGTGGATTTATCTCAAAAGCTGTGGGATATCAGACACGAAATGCTCGAACGTGAAAATTCCAAAAAATAA
- a CDS encoding sugar ABC transporter ATP-binding protein codes for MSEYILELKNIVKKFDAITALDNVELKLKRGETLALMGENGAGKSTLIKVITGVHKPDSGTVLVDGEKVEFSSTLDSLKYGIAAIYQHVTSFPDLTVTENIFMGREILTPLGTYNWGQMRKQAKELLKSLSADIDVNKPMETLSVAQQQLVEIAKALSRNARILIMDEPTASLTKHECEELYSIVDNLKEDGVSIIFITHRFEDMYRLCESVTVFRDSKYIGHWQTNEISNEKLIEAMVGRTLTQMYPDKNVKIGQKVLSVKNLFKTGYFKDISFDVHAGEIVAFTGLVGSGRTEVCQSVFGILKADKGEIFINNEKIDVISPTHALKKGIALLPEDRQRQGLIYEFPLYKNVSAAVLEKFSKSGFMDENQEIETAIQLCNKMALKAKDISDTPNALSGGNQQKVVFAKLLNCNLKVLILDEPTKGIDVGAKFSIYQIMNELAAAGYAIIMVSSEMPEVLGVSDRIYVFKSGRITGEFKTKEATQEMLLSAALAKEGGEG; via the coding sequence ATGTCTGAATATATTCTCGAATTGAAAAATATCGTAAAAAAATTCGATGCAATAACTGCCCTTGACAATGTGGAGCTAAAGCTTAAAAGGGGAGAAACTCTTGCCTTAATGGGCGAAAACGGAGCAGGAAAATCAACCCTGATCAAAGTTATAACAGGAGTTCATAAGCCTGACAGCGGTACTGTTTTGGTAGACGGAGAAAAGGTGGAATTTTCTTCAACGCTTGATTCGTTAAAGTATGGTATAGCGGCTATTTATCAGCACGTTACATCGTTTCCCGACTTGACGGTAACAGAAAATATCTTTATGGGAAGAGAAATTTTAACCCCTTTAGGAACATATAATTGGGGACAAATGAGAAAACAGGCAAAAGAGCTATTAAAGAGTCTTAGTGCAGATATAGATGTCAATAAGCCAATGGAAACCTTGAGTGTCGCACAGCAACAGCTTGTAGAAATAGCAAAAGCACTTTCGAGAAATGCACGTATTCTTATAATGGATGAGCCTACAGCTTCACTTACAAAGCACGAATGTGAAGAACTTTATTCCATTGTTGACAACTTAAAAGAAGACGGAGTATCAATTATTTTTATAACGCACCGATTTGAAGATATGTACCGTCTTTGTGAAAGTGTAACGGTTTTCAGAGATTCCAAATATATAGGCCATTGGCAGACAAATGAAATTTCAAACGAAAAGCTTATAGAGGCTATGGTTGGCAGAACACTTACCCAAATGTATCCTGATAAAAATGTAAAAATAGGGCAAAAGGTTTTAAGTGTTAAAAATCTTTTTAAAACAGGATATTTTAAAGATATATCCTTTGATGTGCATGCGGGGGAAATAGTTGCATTTACAGGTCTTGTAGGCTCAGGAAGAACAGAGGTATGTCAGTCTGTTTTCGGAATATTAAAGGCTGATAAGGGAGAAATTTTTATAAATAATGAAAAAATAGATGTAATATCTCCTACGCACGCTTTGAAAAAAGGAATTGCTCTTTTACCTGAAGACAGGCAAAGACAGGGACTCATTTATGAATTCCCTCTATATAAAAATGTTTCTGCAGCAGTTCTTGAGAAGTTTTCCAAGTCAGGCTTTATGGATGAAAATCAAGAAATAGAAACAGCAATACAGCTTTGCAATAAAATGGCTTTAAAAGCAAAGGATATAAGTGATACTCCCAATGCGCTTTCGGGAGGAAATCAGCAAAAGGTGGTTTTTGCAAAGCTTCTTAATTGCAATTTAAAAGTGCTTATTCTTGATGAACCTACAAAAGGTATAGATGTAGGTGCTAAGTTTTCTATTTATCAGATAATGAATGAGCTTGCCGCAGCAGGATATGCGATAATAATGGTATCAAGCGAAATGCCTGAGGTTTTAGGCGTTTCTGACAGAATATATGTATTCAAATCAGGAAGAATTACTGGAGAATTTAAAACAAAAGAGGCAACTCAGGAAATGCTTTTGTCAGCAGCTCTTGCTAAAGAAGGGGGAGAGGGATAA
- a CDS encoding helix-hairpin-helix domain-containing protein codes for MTKTINIVCVITICVCIVAFGCGKIAEFALSKPDAPATAEPLNITKININTATLEELKTIEALDEQICLNIINYRIKNGSFKSVEEIMQVEGISKEIFVKIFGHIVV; via the coding sequence ATGACAAAAACAATAAATATTGTCTGTGTTATAACTATATGTGTTTGTATAGTTGCTTTCGGTTGCGGGAAAATTGCGGAATTTGCTTTGTCAAAGCCCGATGCTCCCGCAACGGCAGAGCCTTTGAATATTACAAAAATAAATATAAATACAGCAACCCTTGAAGAGCTTAAGACAATAGAAGCACTTGATGAGCAAATATGTCTTAATATAATAAACTACCGTATTAAAAACGGTAGTTTTAAAAGTGTTGAAGAAATAATGCAGGTAGAAGGAATAAGTAAGGAAATATTTGTAAAAATTTTTGGCCATATAGTAGTTTAA